The Pseudopipra pipra isolate bDixPip1 chromosome Z, bDixPip1.hap1, whole genome shotgun sequence nucleotide sequence ACCTGGAGCGAGCTCTTCGTCCTCAACGCTGCCCAGTGCTCCATGCCCCTCCATGTGGCCCCGCTCCTGGCCGCCGCCGGCCTCCACGCCTCCCCCATGTCGGCCGACCGCGTTGTCGCCTTCATGGACCACATCCGCATCTTCCAGGAACAGGTGGAGAAGCTGAAGGCGCTGCACGTCGATTCGGCTGAGTACAGCTGCCTGAAAGCCATCGTCCTCTTCACCTCAGGTGAGGGGATGGGTGGGGGATGtgagacataaaaaaaaaaaaaaaaaaaaaaaagaaaagaaaacaaaccacttgtggaaaaaattaggaaaaaatgaaaatagaattatttttaaagaaaagaggCAGCAGGCTGAGGTAGCATAGCATCTCACAGGGGCACACTCCAGCTCAGGGCTTGATCTCCCCCTCATCCCCACTGACACTGGCTTTTTAACGCACagcccctcaaaaaaaaaaaaaaaaaccaaaaaccaaaaaaaacccccaaaacaactaaaaaacTCAAATCAAATGAAGTGTAGGCGGTGGAAACATGCATGTTAacaatttttccctgtgataGATGGTTCGAATTAACTAGCGGGAAAGTTGCATTAGTGTCGCCTTTGAAGTGCTCTGGTCGTAgcctataaaaatataatatgtATACTATTATTGTAACCTGCAAGGGAGAATTTATAAACATCAAAGGAGAACTATGCGGAGGAAATATAGGAAGTGGAAACAAGGTGAAATAAGAGATTGGGCAGcgtaattttttaattattattctaATTGTCATCATGATATGGCTAATTGccactttttcttcttgttttcttttttccttttttttctttttcttttatataccCACTCTCCCCATCTCCTCTCTTGTTCCCATTTCTCCCCTCTTTTCCAAACCAACCTTCTCAATTAGCAATGACTAAACAGTTCCAATAAATGTGACTTAAAACTAGGCCAGGGCAAAATTGAAAGCATTCCTGAACAGAGATGGCAAATCGTTCAAAGGTCTTGTTTAACACTGAGCAGTTTATAATCCATCAATATTTGTTGCCTTTCATGCATGAAAGATAGTATTTACATTGTATTAAAATGACTCCTAAATTTGCACAATATTGTAATGTAGCAAATGTAGTATTAATATCGATTTGAACATCAGATAATTTATTTAGACAGGAGTATATAATTTGTATGCAGGGTGGTCGGAGACGTGTACTGTGACTGCCCCCTTTTACTTCCAGTGTAAATGCAGTCTCGCAGTGTTGGAGGGAATATTTCTTTGCAAAGGATAACTTGCAAATCTTAGAACAAATGGAAGATTTACTGAATAGCCAGATCgacattttaatgtattttatcaTAATAAGTCTTCTTGATGGAAACATGTTTTTCAAGAGTGACAAAGAGACCTGCCAGCATTTATCAGGCTGATTTAACTCCACAGCCTGCCTGCAGACTCACAGACTTTCCCTTCCCATTCATTTCAGGGTGCTCATCAATACGCAGGGACAGTTGAGGAgaacctttcctttttttttttttttttttttttttccagatccaACTTGAGACATTCTTCCTAAGCAGAGCTAGGAAGATGGCTGGCCTGTGTCTCAGCCTTTCTACCAGCCAAAGGCCTTTAGAAAGAGGCTGCCCCTGATGGGGACACGTTTGAGGggatattttactttttcctctctttctcttctctctctctgctctctccaaTCTCCCCCCTTAACCTGCCCAAACGAGCAGTGTTGGCTAGAAACAGGGTAAGTGGTTTTAGAGGACCCCTTCatttacatatattaaaaaaaatgtaatgacACTTGTGAGGGAAGAATCCCCTTTCCACAATGGAACTGAGAGTGAATGAGGCTCAGGAAGGGAACAATAATATTATTTTGGAGCAGGATCACACGAGGCATctcagaaaatggaaatacagCTGTCAGGAGTAATCTACCGCTTACCCCCATCCGCACATTTCAACTTCTCACTAAACTTGTTTTGATTGCTTATCCAGAGGGGAATTCATAGGAAGCCTTTCTCAAAGTCATCCAACTTCTAAACTAACTTTGACTGatggaaaagacatttttaggCATTGTGTCCAAATTCCTTTGCTAAGGACTAAGTGTTTAAAGCTGGCATGGGTTTCTCCTGTTGTAGTTTTTACATTCGGGCTCCAGAGAGCATGTATTTAATCCGTAAAATTCTGGACACCATCCAAAGACTGGGTCATAACCCAAAACCTGCTCCTTTCTCACCtactttccccttccttccactctcctcctccagccctctATCCCTCACCCCCACCCCTCCACGACCCTGCTGCCAAACTTTAGTGTTATTAATTCCTGTATCTACCTTTTCCTCATCATAAATAAACGTTTCCAGGAAGAGATAGAGACAGATAACATAAATTCAATAAATCTATTTGCAGCGCAATAAGAACTTTGATTTCTAGTTAGGTGGCAGCTGATTACATCTATATTTTCTGAACACTAAACTCTTCTGAACGTGTAACATGAAATACATACCCGCCACTACGAAGGGGAAGGCTGGAGTGTGTTGAACAGTAATGgttatttatttacataatttcttttccatagACTGCAAGAAGAAATATAGAGCTTTCCCTTATTGACACACTGCCACATAAAAAACCGAGGCACACACAGGATTTTCACATTAGCCCACTTTCTGGGATGCAATAATAATTCACTTTCAGTAAACATGGATTGCGTTATTTCTCCCACGGATTGCACCTCTCTGGGCTGCATAATCGAATCGAGCTGTGGATCCCTtaatgattattatttttaatctcgTTCTGAGGGGAGAGTTAAGCCTTCTCACCGCCACCTTTAAGGATACAGAATGAAACCCAAATAAAGGCATATGCCAgtccatttaaaataattaaagctCAATAGATATTATTGGTATAAGAAAATTCTGAGCGTTTGGAGGTGTAAGGCAAAACCCAAGGCGTATttttcaaacacacacacacaccaggcTGCTGCCCTTTTAGAGAGCAAGTTCCCCATCCGTATTGTCCAGTGACCTGCAGTTATAGGTGCACTTATCGTAAATGtctgataaatattttactaaCCTTAAGGGTATGACATATGGGGCATAAAGAAAAAAGCCCTGCCAGGGTGTCAGTAAGACCCTTTCATATTGCATTGTTTGGAAGTTGAATAGGATCCTAATGCATAATGGGCAGATAATGCATGTAAAATAGCAAGATATATGTAAATATGGAATGTGATTTGTGGCAATCAACATATGAACAGGCCTGTGTTTTTGATATGTATTGCAAACAAGAACAGGCCCCAGCTTTTGATAGATATATATGTTGCAACCTGGTGCTTTAGATGTTGCAAAATATCATTGCATTAAAGGTACAGTATGGATTAGTGGAGCAGCCTGGCCCAGATAATTGTGCGTCTGAGGGATGCCAAGTCCGCAGCTCAGGTCAAAGGTTCTCCTCCTCAGAAGCTCCTGAATTATGGCTTGTTTTACTTGTATTTTTGCTCGAGGCCATAGTATTGTAGATGAAGGTGTTCAGAAATCTTTGTAAAGTCAGTTCTTGATAGGGAAAGACAAACTCCAAAAATGCCTTtgtgacagattttttttttttttttagctttgaataatttattaatttgttGTGCCTTTCCAGGGTCATAAGTCTACATTCACATTTTTGTAATGTCCTTTTGGGGGCCATTAACATGCACTAATTCATATATGGATCTATATATTAGCCAAGTCTGGCTTTGATCTGTTTTAAACAGCACTGCTAGCTGACTGCCTTGCTCTGATCTTGATGGTTCAgggtttatttgctttttcatttttttttttaaatattaaatattaatctTGTAAACAATGTGGATAGTTTCCACCATCTGGGCATACCCACCACTTTTCCTTGACTGTGGTTTCCTGAGCAAGTCCCTTAACAAGCAACCGGTGAACAATTTTCCCTTGGTTTGGGTTATGTGTTCGCAGAGATAGGGTGTATGCTTGTATGTGTCTCTACGTGTGTGCAAATGCACAGATGCATCTATACCTCCCTGCTTGTATCTGTACACATAGAATAATGTGTATAGATACAAATGCATGGATGTGAAGGGTTTCTGCTCTTGGATTGGTACACCTTCGCCTGGGTCGTATAGTTCTGCAAGGTGCAAGACGTGTGTTCCTGTAGGGAGAGAGTCTCACTGGCTACTTTTAGGCACGGCTTATCTGCCGCAGCTCTCCCAAGCCATGTGTCTGAGAGCTGCAGATGCCTGCTGAGTGCAAGCTAGGACTAACCCAGCCACCAGATTTATCTGGATTTCCACCAGATTTATCACACAACCCACAAACATTTGGCCAATTTGTGATCCCTGGCAGCATGGCAGGGACAGAGAGGTCCCCCTTGCACCCCGGCATCCCCTGGCCGGCTCCCTGCCAGTCACTGCAGGTCCCAGCCGCTGCCTCCCTGTGATATGCAACCATGTCAACAAActccctctgtctctctctgcttGTGCCCACCTCTGCTTATAATCATactattattaatattattattattattattttccccaATACCCCTATTTTTGCTCCACTCAGTGTTATTTAACGGGGGCTGGTCCAAGTTTCCAGCATCCTGGTGGTGGGCTCCCTGGAGTGGGAATCACGCTCACCAGCACAGAGTGTCCATAGAGGGGGATATGGAAAGGAAGCATGGGGGGCTGTTTGTGTGTGGCTGGGACGAGCAGGGTGTGAGCACCCCACCGCATCCTGGGTCAGAATACCCACGGTGGTGAAGAGGCACAGAGAGGTCGCGTTTATTTATTCAGCAGCGGTGCACGGGATGGGTTGGGGGGGGATGAGATGGGGTGGGCTagtgtggggtgggatgggatgggggggtGCGCCTTTGCCGTGCCCCCCATCCTAGCGGCGTTTCCCTGTGTGCTTCCCAGTCACTAACCATCTCCCCCccgcttcctcctcctcctcctccacctcctccctccactTTCCCCCCGCCTGCCGCCGTTCTGCGGCTGCCTCCGCGGGCGCGGTGCGGTGGGCAGACGCCTGTGGCCTGTCGGATGCTGCGCATATCGAGAGCCTTCAGGAGAAGTCACAGTGCGCGCTAGAGGAGTACGTGCGGAGCCAGTACCCCAACCAGCCCAGCCGCTTCGGGAAGCTGCTGCTGCGGCTGCCCTCCCTGCGCACCGTCTCCTCCTCCGTCATCGAGCAGCTCTTCTTCGTCCGCTTGGTAGGTAAAACCCCCATCGAAACCCTCATCAGGGATATGCTACTGTCTGGGAGCAGCTTCAACTGGCCTTACATGTCCATCCAGTGCTCCTAGAGCCCATTCCGCATCCCCGGCAGAGAGGCGGCGGAGCGGCGGAGACGGGAGCGCTCGCACCGAGGGGCAGTCGGGGTGCGGGGGGGGGCCCGGGAGGTGGACACTGAACAAAAGAAAGGGCCAAGTGAGAGCAGAGATGTGGCCGTGTAGGGGAGAAGAACGGACCTCTCGTCCGTGGAGGTTGTGGTGTTtcgctttttcttttttttttttttttttttcatttggcctatttttttttttttgagaggaggaaaaaagaaataaataatattaataaaggagacaaaaaaaaaaaagaaaaattaaaaaaaaaatgagtattGAGGGGATATTAATCAAACCTGAAGGGGATACTGGATCTTCCAGGATTTATTGTGGACTGTTGCTGATATATGCTGTACAgtaaaccaacaaaacaaaaaatcattGAAACTGAACTGAACCTTGtgtagaatgaaaaaaaaaaaacccaaaagaagtaaacaaagaaaaaaattctacgCGCAAACACTTACCACGAACATTGTTACTCATTTTGTAATATATTagtctttattttcatttttggtaAAAGTTAAAACATCATATGcgcataaagaaaaaaaagaaaggagaattaggggaaaataacattttccaaataattataaaaaaattgtCCTGTGTCTATGTATCTATatctgttttgtatttttttctggttccAAACCAGGTTTCCTGTGATTCTATACTAATAATTTTTTGATATAACCCTTTGCTTCTTATAATGAGTGCGATATATGTTGTCAAAATTGTTCTTCAAGAATTAAAATTGAAGTgagaatttaaacaaaaaataaaagaatttagCAAACTCCCCCCTACTTATCACCCCACAAACCATGAGTCTTGTTGTTTGAAACATGCCAacaattcacaaaaaaaaaaaaaaacaaaaacaaaaacaaaaccaacaaaaaaaccacaaaacaaacaataacaacaaaagatCTCACCTGGATTTTTAACTCTCTACTGGTGCTAAAAAAGAGAACTTAAAAAATACTTGTGAGATCTAGCCAAGTTGTGTAAACTACATGATGCTCCAAAACGGGCTTGGCTGGGCTTAAGCTTAGGGCTGAGCTGTCAAGGTCTAGGAAGAGGGAGTGGGAGGTGCAGTGTGATGCCTTAGGTGACCTTGCCTCGCTGAGACTAAACCGCAGACTCCCTACCAAGGCTGATGGCCTACCCTTTTTTTGAAATATCTTTTCCCATCAGCTGGATTTTCTGCTGAATTCACACCTTGTTTTTTGCCCTCAGAAACCATGGGCATGGACTGCAGTCACCATATGCCACCACCTCTACCCGTGCAGCAGGAGGCATACTGTAGCCATGGGTCTTGTTTGTTCCAGATATGGTGGCTTTCTGCTTCTGGGAGCTCggggtggggttggggttttttgcttcttttctcttcttttccacCCCAAGGACTCACAGACCCCTCTGTGTGCTCCGGTGTGCACACCTTGTGCTTGCTGTCAGCCAAAACATCTCTCTTGCTATTTCTCCTAACTCTAGTCACGATGTGTGGACGATATTCCCAGTCCATTAATATAGAAATCCAACTAGATGCTTGCTCATTGGGTGGTGAGCCAGTGCATTTCACATGTGCTTATGTGCCATGGTCAAGCAAAAAACACAGGCTGTGACCCCCCACATCATGGCCACCTATCACAGGGGCCCGAGCTCTGTGCCAAAAGCCCCTCTTTATTTCAGCTTGtccttttcttcaaagaaaattaaaaatcatttttgtAATGGAAGTCCTTTGAACGTAAAGGCTTCTAGCTGGTGGTGCAGATCTCTGTAACAGCTTTCAGTGCATTAATGTTTTATAGGGTCTGAGACAGAGCTGTGAGAACACATACTACCAAGGGAGCTCTTTCTTAACGTATTAATAAAGCTGa carries:
- the NR2F1 gene encoding COUP transcription factor 1 isoform X7, with protein sequence MPLSVRASVQRGRMPPTQPNPGQYALTNGDPLNGHCYLSGYISLLLRAEPYPTSRYGSQCMQPNNIMGIENICELAARLLFSAVEWARNIPFFPDLQITDQVALLRLTWSELFVLNAAQCSMPLHVAPLLAAAGLHASPMSADRVVAFMDHIRIFQEQVEKLKALHVDSAEYSCLKAIVLFTSDACGLSDAAHIESLQEKSQCALEEYVRSQYPNQPSRFGKLLLRLPSLRTVSSSVIEQLFFVRLVGKTPIETLIRDMLLSGSSFNWPYMSIQCS
- the NR2F1 gene encoding COUP transcription factor 1 isoform X8 — its product is MFGYSVQRGRMPPTQPNPGQYALTNGDPLNGHCYLSGYISLLLRAEPYPTSRYGSQCMQPNNIMGIENICELAARLLFSAVEWARNIPFFPDLQITDQVALLRLTWSELFVLNAAQCSMPLHVAPLLAAAGLHASPMSADRVVAFMDHIRIFQEQVEKLKALHVDSAEYSCLKAIVLFTSDACGLSDAAHIESLQEKSQCALEEYVRSQYPNQPSRFGKLLLRLPSLRTVSSSVIEQLFFVRLVGKTPIETLIRDMLLSGSSFNWPYMSIQCS
- the NR2F1 gene encoding COUP transcription factor 1 isoform X6, encoding MPMPMPGGGRNAAVQRGRMPPTQPNPGQYALTNGDPLNGHCYLSGYISLLLRAEPYPTSRYGSQCMQPNNIMGIENICELAARLLFSAVEWARNIPFFPDLQITDQVALLRLTWSELFVLNAAQCSMPLHVAPLLAAAGLHASPMSADRVVAFMDHIRIFQEQVEKLKALHVDSAEYSCLKAIVLFTSDACGLSDAAHIESLQEKSQCALEEYVRSQYPNQPSRFGKLLLRLPSLRTVSSSVIEQLFFVRLVGKTPIETLIRDMLLSGSSFNWPYMSIQCS